A window of the Brassica napus cultivar Da-Ae chromosome C5, Da-Ae, whole genome shotgun sequence genome harbors these coding sequences:
- the LOC106454195 gene encoding uncharacterized protein At4g02000-like, giving the protein MYALAKKIGRVVELAYDPKVSQTTDYVRAKVCFNVENPALEAKNLIIPEEVVVIKYEYEKIHKRCFSCLRLTHEKAHCPFLKRAQANRGGTSKEGEAIRNTQIPALLAAPLESPPSFPTMFPELSKEDRQAAMMYVSHADETERRARILRVQHSIENAKDDDTSVPIRISHNLNKDKGLVFGYSHGDDSNSESNNTNTLHAVSAPALLKDKEDRAATSGEQSASSNFQINGSTVFRLGNTTSSGYTGTSRSKRIDRKRPPAWVRRVRTNRYGAGAIAVSQGVFQPMEGSGKRKPEDNKGQSSDYVGAEGSKKPNTNKISVASSLKPLPSQ; this is encoded by the coding sequence ATGTATGCCCTCGCTAAGAAGATTGGCAGGGTGGTGGAGTTGGCCTATGACCCAAAGGTTTCGCAAACGACTGATTACGTGCGTGCCAAGGTATGCTTCAATGTGGAGAACCCAGCCTTGGAGGCTAAGAATCTCATAATACCGGAGGAGGTAGTGGTCATTAAGTACGAATATGAGAAGATTCATAAAAGATGTTTCTCATGTCTTCGCTTGACACATGAAAAAGCTCACTGTCCTTTCCTTAAAAGGGCACAGGCGAACAGAGGTGGAACATCTAAAGAAGGGGAAGCTATTAGAAATACTCAGATACCAGCGCTGCTAGCTGCGCCTCTGGAATCGCCTCCGAGTTTTCCTACGATGTTTCCAGAACTATCTAAAGAAGATAGGCAAGCGGCCATGATGTATGTCTCCCATGCGGACGAGACTGAGAGGAGAGCTAGAATCTTACGAGTCCAACATTCCATCGAAAATGCGAAAGATGATGACACAAGTGTGCCTATCAGAATATCCCACAACCTCAACAAAGATAAAGGGCTGGTGTTTGGCTATAGCCATGGTGATGATAGCAACAGCGAGAGCAATAATACCAATACTCTTCATGCTGTCTCGGCCCCTGCTTTGCTAAAAGATAAAGAGGACAGAGCTGCTACCTCTGGGGAACAGAGTGCTTCATCCAACTTTCAGATTAACGGTTCAACGGTTTTCAGATTGGGTAACACTACTTCATCTGGATATACCGGAACTTCGAGATCTAAAAGGATTGATCGGAAAAGACCACCAGCCTGGGTGAGAAGAGTGAGAACAAACAGGTACGGCGCTGGTGCTATTGCTGTTTCACAAGGAGTATTTCAGCCCATGGAGGGATCGGGGAAACGTAAGCCAGAGGACAATAAGGGTCAGAGCTCAGACTACGTTGGAGCAGAGGGATCTAAGaaaccaaacacaaacaaaatttCGGTGGCTTCCAGTTTGAAGCCGCTGCCATCCCAATGA
- the LOC125587154 gene encoding uncharacterized protein LOC125587154: protein MADKLHNAIRSLSIEDDDPVTLPDDPKFRVFDANATSLMGRLLNPDCQPMAKMINYMPTAWRVHGRVRGIALSRDRFQFIFQREEDLLTVLRDRPWSYNHWTMLLERWTPNPPASFLTSLDV, encoded by the coding sequence ATGGCCGACAAACTTCACAACGCCATACGATCCTTGTCCATCGAAGATGATGATCCGGTAACATTACCAGACGATCCGAAATTCCGGGTTTTTGATGCTAACGCTACCAGTTTGATGGGGAGGCTTTTGAATCCGGATTGCCAACCAATGGCCAAGATGATCAACTATATGCCCACGGCTTGGAGAGTGCATGGTAGGGTACGAGGGATTGCCCTTTCTCGTGACAGATTCCAGTTTATCTTCCAGCGGGAAGAGGATCTCTTAACTGTCTTAAGAGATCGGCCTTGGTCTTACAACCACTGGACAATGCTCTTGGAGAGATGGACCCCAAATCCGCCAGCCTCGTTCCTTACATCTTTGGACGTCTGA